One genomic region from Stackebrandtia nassauensis DSM 44728 encodes:
- a CDS encoding cytochrome ubiquinol oxidase subunit I, with protein sequence MTAVDVARLQFAVTTSIHWMFVLVTLGLVVVLVTLQTRAALTRNPVKRALHFRMTRYWGLIYVINYSVGIASGIIMEFQFGTNWSGLSHLVGDVFGAPLAVETLVAFVAESTFLALWIFGWGKLPVWIHTLLIWLVAASAYASAFWVLVANGFMQNPTGFELTDDGRANLTSAAALFNNPSTIWAFVHILGAALTAGGVILVVVSAAHLFRRKEKDFFTRSFRLGYLMGLFGMIWAFGTGWAQYGFVNQIQPAKELGKGLGVEPAFHIMMLTAELATPIMLLLSPIVIWKLPAKLWFFMPLFWLALPFPFAAAIAGWVFREMGRQPWIVYGVQKTEDAVSDIGVTTLWTSFWLFTVLLGLLLLTNWWLITRHAVRGPNREIFGIEPDAGYGKPAAAPAPVLEGANRG encoded by the coding sequence ATGACCGCCGTCGACGTGGCCCGGCTCCAGTTCGCCGTGACCACCTCCATCCACTGGATGTTCGTCCTGGTCACCCTCGGCCTGGTCGTGGTACTGGTGACGCTGCAAACCCGCGCCGCCCTGACCCGCAACCCGGTCAAGCGCGCCCTGCACTTCCGCATGACCCGCTACTGGGGACTGATCTACGTCATCAACTACTCCGTCGGCATCGCCTCGGGCATCATCATGGAGTTCCAGTTCGGCACCAACTGGTCCGGACTGTCGCATCTGGTCGGTGACGTCTTCGGCGCTCCGCTGGCGGTCGAGACCCTGGTGGCCTTCGTCGCCGAGTCGACCTTCCTGGCACTGTGGATCTTCGGCTGGGGCAAACTGCCGGTCTGGATCCACACCCTGCTGATCTGGCTGGTCGCCGCCTCCGCCTACGCCTCCGCGTTCTGGGTACTGGTGGCCAACGGGTTCATGCAGAACCCCACCGGCTTCGAACTGACCGACGACGGCCGCGCCAACCTCACCTCGGCCGCGGCACTGTTCAACAACCCCAGCACCATCTGGGCCTTCGTGCACATCCTCGGCGCCGCGCTGACCGCGGGCGGCGTCATCCTCGTGGTCGTCAGCGCCGCACACCTGTTCCGCCGCAAGGAGAAGGACTTCTTCACCCGGTCGTTCCGGCTCGGCTACCTCATGGGGCTGTTCGGCATGATCTGGGCGTTCGGCACCGGCTGGGCCCAGTACGGCTTCGTCAACCAGATCCAGCCCGCCAAGGAACTGGGCAAAGGACTGGGTGTCGAGCCCGCGTTCCACATCATGATGCTGACCGCCGAACTGGCCACCCCGATCATGCTGCTGCTGTCGCCGATCGTGATCTGGAAACTGCCCGCCAAGCTGTGGTTCTTCATGCCGCTGTTCTGGCTGGCGCTGCCGTTCCCGTTCGCGGCGGCCATCGCCGGATGGGTGTTCCGCGAAATGGGACGCCAACCGTGGATCGTCTACGGCGTCCAGAAGACCGAGGACGCCGTCAGCGACATCGGCGTCACCACACTGTGGACATCGTTCTGGCTGTTCACCGTCCTGCTCGGCCTGCTGCTGCTGACCAACTGGTGGCTCATCACCCGTCACGCCGTGCGCGGACCCAACCGCGAGATCTTCGGCATCGAACCCGACGCCGGTTACGGCAAACCCGCGGCCGCACCCGCGCCCGTCCTGGAAGGAGCCAACCGTGGCTGA
- a CDS encoding class I SAM-dependent methyltransferase has product MTDTDRERLRQTFTEDAELYDRARSGYPARMYEDLAELTGLKPDDHVLELGCGTGQATVSLARQGYRVTAVELGAGMATVARRNLASFPDVEVVNSSFEDWPLPSRPFDVVFSATAFYWIDPDVRMDKSADALRLGGALATVTTHHVKGGSEALFARFQDFYERFDPSTPPGLRLEPGDDIPCDTSDLESSERFGPPEFRRYEWDLDYSTQEYLDVLRTYSGHRALDPAQRDGLLGAIGDHIDRNGGRITKRYMTELRVTHRVG; this is encoded by the coding sequence GTGACCGACACCGACCGCGAGCGCTTGCGCCAGACCTTCACCGAGGACGCCGAACTCTACGACCGTGCCCGGTCGGGGTATCCCGCGCGCATGTACGAGGACCTCGCCGAGTTGACCGGCCTGAAGCCGGACGACCATGTTCTCGAACTGGGTTGCGGTACCGGGCAGGCCACGGTTTCGTTGGCGCGACAGGGTTACCGCGTCACAGCGGTGGAGCTGGGGGCGGGCATGGCCACGGTGGCCCGGCGGAATCTGGCGTCGTTTCCGGACGTCGAGGTGGTCAACTCCTCGTTCGAGGACTGGCCGCTGCCGTCGCGACCGTTCGACGTCGTGTTCTCGGCGACCGCGTTCTACTGGATCGACCCGGACGTGCGGATGGACAAGTCCGCCGACGCGCTGCGGCTTGGTGGGGCACTGGCCACAGTGACCACCCACCATGTCAAGGGTGGCAGCGAAGCGCTGTTCGCGAGGTTCCAGGACTTCTACGAACGATTCGACCCGTCGACACCGCCGGGTCTGAGGCTGGAACCCGGTGACGACATCCCTTGCGACACCAGCGACCTCGAATCTTCGGAGCGGTTCGGACCGCCCGAGTTCCGCCGCTACGAATGGGACCTGGACTACTCCACACAGGAGTATCTCGACGTGTTGCGGACCTACTCCGGGCATCGGGCACTGGATCCCGCCCAGCGCGACGGGCTGTTGGGCGCCATCGGTGACCACATCGACCGCAACGGCGGCCGGATCACCAAGCGCTATATGACGGAGCTGCGCGTCACCCATCGCGTCGGCTGA
- a CDS encoding TIGR04282 family arsenosugar biosynthesis glycosyltransferase: MTNLLIIAKQPLPGRVKTRLSPRYSPAEAARLAEAALSDTLTVAAGLAAERRVLVLDGEPGDWLPSGFEVIPQHGHGLDERLANAFDDCGGTSLLIGMDTPQVTHEMLAPVVESGDWDCDAWFGPAADGGFWALGLRRPDRRLLLGVPMSQDHTGVVQRQRLVDVGLRVRDLLPLRDVDTPGDVDTVAALAPDSRFAATARRLRHPRKAAA; this comes from the coding sequence ATGACGAACCTGCTGATCATCGCCAAACAGCCGCTGCCCGGCCGGGTCAAGACCCGACTGTCGCCGCGCTACTCCCCCGCCGAGGCCGCGCGACTGGCCGAGGCGGCACTGTCCGACACCCTCACCGTCGCCGCCGGACTGGCGGCCGAGCGCCGCGTCCTGGTCCTGGACGGCGAACCCGGCGACTGGCTGCCGTCCGGCTTCGAGGTGATCCCGCAGCACGGCCACGGCCTGGACGAACGGCTGGCCAACGCGTTCGACGACTGCGGCGGGACCTCGCTGCTGATCGGCATGGACACGCCACAGGTGACCCACGAGATGTTGGCGCCGGTCGTCGAGTCCGGCGACTGGGACTGCGACGCCTGGTTCGGCCCGGCCGCCGACGGCGGGTTCTGGGCCCTGGGGCTGCGCCGTCCCGACCGGCGGCTACTGCTGGGCGTCCCGATGTCCCAGGACCACACCGGAGTCGTGCAACGTCAACGGCTTGTAGACGTGGGCCTGCGGGTGCGCGACCTGCTGCCGCTGCGCGACGTCGACACACCCGGCGATGTGGACACCGTCGCCGCGCTGGCCCCCGACAGCCGGTTCGCCGCCACCGCCCGGCGGCTGCGCCACCCCAGGAAGGCGGCCGCGTGA
- a CDS encoding class I SAM-dependent methyltransferase, with translation MTPAATATRTPAAWAGHLYDDAILAGQGPLFLRRDDGWMLPLPVERWCEPPDAADTGLLRRCGGAVLDIGCGPGRFVTALHQRGRPVLGVDVSLAAVARTVETGAPAVRGSIFDPVPEEGRWDTALLADGNIGIGGDVARLLRRVAQVVHPDGRLLAELAYDDVDETLSVRVDDGDGRSGAAFPWARVGASAAERYASVAGWRIAETWCHEASRRRFVCLRLT, from the coding sequence GTGACCCCTGCCGCGACGGCGACCCGCACCCCCGCGGCCTGGGCCGGTCACCTCTACGACGACGCCATCCTGGCCGGTCAGGGCCCACTGTTCCTGCGACGCGACGACGGCTGGATGCTGCCACTGCCGGTGGAGCGATGGTGCGAGCCACCCGACGCCGCCGACACCGGGCTGCTGCGCCGGTGCGGCGGCGCGGTGCTCGACATCGGTTGCGGCCCCGGCAGATTCGTCACCGCGCTGCATCAGCGCGGCCGACCGGTGCTGGGCGTGGACGTCAGCCTCGCCGCGGTGGCCCGCACGGTGGAGACCGGCGCGCCGGCGGTTCGCGGTTCCATATTCGACCCGGTGCCCGAGGAAGGCCGGTGGGACACCGCTTTGCTGGCCGACGGCAATATCGGGATCGGCGGCGACGTGGCGCGGCTGCTGCGGCGAGTGGCGCAGGTCGTTCACCCGGACGGGCGACTGCTGGCGGAACTGGCGTATGACGATGTCGACGAGACCTTGAGCGTGCGGGTCGACGACGGTGACGGACGCAGCGGCGCGGCGTTCCCGTGGGCCCGAGTCGGTGCTTCCGCTGCGGAGCGGTATGCCTCGGTGGCGGGCTGGCGAATCGCCGAGACCTGGTGCCACGAAGCGTCACGGCGACGGTTCGTCTGCCTGCGGCTCACCTGA
- a CDS encoding PQQ-binding-like beta-propeller repeat protein codes for MTDPTSPHTGTQPVVPISPTYPGVAVPTAPRPAGSTAVALIIAGLATVLLVAVGGIILFTTTDGPSGQRGVWNGPIAYPEGMGDGTYHDVVFAGETVYFRTTSQDRKTWITAADAKTGAEKWSLDEGLAVGEEYSVTYIDPGQDALLVQETASSSTNAFLVDAKTGKAHELTSQDSGTYHRMIGGVPVRTTTGGDMEVLDANGDKIWDASIDVGSGDNTVAVASADNLGDLPYAGNPIDAKQLLTVGYDGSVKILDKKDGKVVTEKKSAVTEGSVALLAFDDVLYAKTTNDDRTRETITAYDMKDDFAKIDSWKGEKGQTFTQLSPCTAKLMCASGYWTSEPTRSGNAVIDLKEGVVWKAPEDKEASYASISFVGDTMAVAYFSSYSTDSPIETQLYDKDFKEMGEILQGWYTAADDKVFAAVSASDYTSAEAKVYDAEVSIVEAEDGRVSKLDSYPAYPGCEIAGPNLACATEPGYRLWKYRD; via the coding sequence ATGACCGACCCCACCTCGCCCCACACCGGCACCCAACCGGTCGTGCCGATCTCGCCGACGTATCCCGGAGTCGCCGTCCCGACCGCCCCCCGACCGGCGGGCTCGACGGCGGTGGCGCTGATCATCGCCGGACTGGCCACGGTGCTGCTGGTGGCGGTGGGCGGCATCATCCTGTTCACCACAACGGACGGACCCTCCGGCCAAAGAGGAGTCTGGAACGGCCCCATCGCCTACCCCGAGGGAATGGGGGACGGCACCTACCACGACGTCGTCTTCGCCGGGGAGACCGTGTACTTCCGTACCACCTCGCAGGACCGCAAGACCTGGATCACCGCCGCCGACGCGAAGACCGGCGCCGAGAAGTGGAGCCTCGACGAGGGGCTGGCGGTCGGCGAGGAGTACTCGGTGACCTATATCGACCCCGGTCAGGACGCGCTGCTGGTGCAGGAGACGGCGTCCTCGTCCACCAACGCCTTCCTGGTCGACGCGAAGACCGGCAAAGCCCACGAACTGACCTCACAGGACTCGGGAACCTACCACCGCATGATCGGCGGTGTCCCGGTCCGCACCACCACCGGCGGCGACATGGAGGTCCTGGACGCGAACGGCGACAAGATCTGGGACGCCAGCATCGACGTCGGCTCCGGCGACAACACCGTCGCCGTGGCGAGCGCCGACAACCTGGGCGACCTGCCCTACGCCGGTAACCCGATCGACGCGAAACAGCTGCTGACGGTGGGATACGACGGATCGGTGAAGATCCTCGACAAGAAGGACGGCAAGGTCGTCACCGAGAAGAAGTCGGCCGTGACCGAGGGCTCGGTCGCGCTGCTCGCCTTCGACGACGTCCTGTACGCCAAGACCACCAACGACGACCGCACCCGCGAGACCATCACCGCCTACGACATGAAGGACGACTTCGCCAAGATCGACAGCTGGAAGGGCGAGAAGGGACAGACCTTCACGCAGCTGTCGCCGTGCACCGCGAAACTCATGTGCGCCAGCGGTTACTGGACCAGCGAACCCACCCGCTCCGGCAACGCCGTCATTGATCTCAAGGAAGGCGTCGTGTGGAAGGCGCCCGAGGACAAGGAAGCCTCCTACGCCTCCATCAGTTTCGTCGGCGACACCATGGCGGTGGCCTACTTCTCCAGCTACAGCACCGACAGCCCCATCGAGACCCAGCTGTACGACAAGGACTTCAAGGAGATGGGGGAGATCCTCCAGGGCTGGTACACCGCCGCCGACGACAAGGTCTTCGCCGCGGTCAGCGCCTCGGACTACACCAGCGCCGAGGCCAAGGTGTACGACGCCGAGGTGTCCATCGTCGAGGCCGAGGACGGCCGGGTGTCCAAACTCGACTCCTATCCGGCCTACCCGGGTTGTGAGATCGCCGGGCCGAATCTGGCCTGCGCCACCGAACCCGGATACCGGCTGTGGAAGTACCGGGACTGA
- a CDS encoding epoxide hydrolase family protein: MNDIHPYRIDIPESRLADLRDRLDRTRWPHQPAGVGWEYGADVSYMRELVEYWRTTYDWRGHEKLLNSYPQFTTTIDGADVHFIHVRSPEAGALPLIMTHGWPGSIVEFLDVIGPLTDPVAHGGRASDAFHLVLPTIPGYGLSGPTPDTGWTVERIAGAWAELMRRLGYDRYGAQGGDWGYPISHQLGILFSERVVGVHLNALATPRPDDAEYEALTAQERERLDAVDRITFDRTGYSHLQATRPQTLAYALTDSPAGQLAWIAEKFKEWTDSDTVPEDAVSRDRLLTNVMLYWLTGTAGSSSHIYLETMRSGTDPYLQPTATPTGVAVFGGDLVKPVRSLAEKAHNIVHWSEFPRGGHFAAMEQPELMVADVRDFFGELAAR; encoded by the coding sequence ATGAACGACATCCACCCCTACCGGATCGACATCCCCGAGTCACGGCTGGCGGACCTGCGCGACCGGTTGGACCGCACCCGCTGGCCGCACCAGCCCGCGGGGGTGGGCTGGGAGTACGGCGCCGACGTGTCCTATATGCGGGAACTGGTCGAGTACTGGCGCACCACGTACGACTGGCGCGGTCACGAGAAGCTGCTCAACTCGTATCCCCAGTTCACCACGACGATCGACGGGGCCGATGTGCACTTCATCCACGTCCGGTCGCCCGAGGCCGGGGCGCTGCCGCTGATCATGACGCACGGCTGGCCCGGGTCCATCGTGGAGTTCCTGGACGTGATCGGGCCGCTGACCGACCCGGTGGCCCACGGCGGCCGGGCCTCCGACGCCTTCCATCTCGTACTGCCCACGATCCCGGGCTACGGTCTGTCCGGACCCACCCCGGACACCGGCTGGACGGTGGAACGCATCGCCGGTGCCTGGGCGGAACTGATGCGTCGGCTGGGTTATGACCGCTACGGCGCGCAGGGCGGCGACTGGGGCTACCCGATCTCGCACCAGCTGGGCATCCTCTTCTCCGAGCGCGTGGTCGGCGTCCATCTCAACGCCCTGGCCACGCCCCGGCCCGACGACGCGGAGTACGAGGCCCTGACGGCACAGGAGCGGGAACGACTGGACGCCGTCGACCGGATCACCTTCGATCGGACCGGCTACTCCCACCTTCAGGCGACCCGGCCGCAGACCCTCGCCTACGCGCTGACCGACTCCCCGGCCGGGCAGCTGGCCTGGATCGCCGAGAAGTTCAAGGAGTGGACCGACAGCGACACCGTTCCCGAGGACGCGGTGTCGCGCGATCGGTTGCTGACCAACGTGATGCTGTACTGGCTGACCGGCACCGCGGGATCCTCGTCCCACATCTACCTGGAGACGATGCGCTCGGGGACCGACCCGTACCTGCAACCCACCGCCACGCCCACCGGCGTCGCGGTCTTCGGCGGCGACCTGGTCAAACCGGTGCGCAGCCTGGCCGAGAAGGCACACAACATCGTGCACTGGTCGGAGTTTCCTCGCGGCGGCCATTTCGCCGCCATGGAGCAGCCCGAACTGATGGTCGCCGACGTCCGCGACTTCTTCGGCGAGCTCGCCGCGCGGTGA
- a CDS encoding S-methyl-5'-thioadenosine phosphorylase produces the protein MSASVTRLGIIGGSGLYELLDDPRYVEPETPYGPASAPIALGRLSGREVAFLPRHGASHEHPPHRVNYRANLWALDSLGVTRVIGVSAVGSLDPAIEPGTLVVPDQVVDRTHGRDGTYFDGPRVAHASFADPYCVAGRELAVDTVRSQGWPMRDAGTLVVIGGPRFSSRAESLWYQAQGWSIVGMTAMPEVALARELGLCYVPLCLVTDVDAGVAVGEGVTQEEVFAAFAANIARIRELLRDLVAKVGDGPDRACAALKPQPL, from the coding sequence ATGAGCGCTTCTGTCACTCGCCTGGGAATCATCGGCGGCTCCGGACTGTACGAGCTGCTGGACGACCCGCGATACGTCGAACCCGAAACCCCCTACGGCCCGGCCAGCGCCCCGATCGCGCTGGGCCGGTTGTCCGGACGCGAGGTCGCCTTCCTGCCCCGGCACGGCGCCTCGCACGAGCACCCGCCGCACCGCGTCAACTACCGCGCCAACCTGTGGGCCCTGGATTCGCTGGGCGTCACCCGCGTCATCGGGGTGTCGGCGGTGGGCAGTCTCGACCCGGCCATCGAGCCGGGCACGCTGGTGGTCCCCGACCAGGTCGTCGACCGCACCCACGGCCGGGATGGCACCTATTTCGACGGTCCCCGGGTGGCGCACGCGTCCTTCGCCGATCCGTACTGTGTGGCCGGACGCGAACTGGCCGTGGACACCGTCCGCTCCCAGGGCTGGCCGATGCGGGACGCGGGAACCCTGGTCGTCATCGGCGGCCCCCGGTTCTCCTCGCGCGCCGAATCGCTGTGGTACCAGGCGCAGGGCTGGTCCATCGTGGGCATGACCGCGATGCCCGAAGTGGCGCTGGCCCGGGAGCTGGGACTGTGTTACGTGCCGTTGTGCCTGGTGACCGATGTGGACGCCGGGGTCGCCGTCGGTGAGGGCGTCACCCAGGAGGAGGTCTTCGCGGCCTTCGCGGCCAATATCGCCCGGATCCGGGAACTGTTGCGCGATCTGGTGGCCAAGGTGGGCGACGGACCCGACCGCGCCTGCGCGGCCCTGAAACCGCAGCCACTGTGA
- a CDS encoding PadR family transcriptional regulator, translated as MRADTLRGHLDAMLLAVLESEPHHGYAIIEALKQRSGGELDVPTGTVYPALRRLERAGYLRSSWSNVGGRERRTYALTGAGTKELAAQRGQWRQTARTIGSVLGTD; from the coding sequence ATGAGGGCAGACACATTGCGTGGACACCTGGACGCCATGCTGCTGGCGGTCCTCGAATCCGAACCCCACCACGGTTACGCGATCATCGAGGCGCTCAAACAGCGCAGCGGCGGCGAGCTCGACGTGCCCACCGGCACCGTCTATCCGGCACTGCGCCGTCTGGAGCGTGCCGGGTACCTGCGCAGCAGCTGGAGCAATGTGGGCGGACGCGAACGCCGCACCTACGCCCTCACCGGCGCGGGCACCAAGGAACTGGCCGCGCAACGTGGACAGTGGCGGCAGACCGCCCGCACCATCGGATCGGTGCTGGGCACCGACTAG
- a CDS encoding NAD-dependent epimerase/dehydratase family protein: MRVLVTGGAGFIGSRIATALRQAGHDVVIADVLLAAAHGPHPRKDHPHMLCADVRDRGAMRRALRHVDVVCHQAAMVGLGNGFADACDYVDCNDLGTAALLSAMADAGVRRLVLAGSMVVYGEGVYHCAEHGQVRPGPRQVGDLDAGRFEPPCPHCGEALSPGLVEETATIDPRNVYAATKIAQEYLASAWARACAGRVISLRYHNVYGPGMPRDTPYAGVASFFRSALENGEPPKVFEDGAQRRDFVHVRDIASANLAALDAVYANIPEGTLRPYNVASGTPHTVGEMAAELAGFFGGPEPVVTGEYRLGDVRHITASTRRIRSELDWKPRVDFRKGVAEFAAAPLRGAAT, translated from the coding sequence ATGCGTGTACTTGTCACCGGCGGCGCCGGGTTCATCGGCTCCCGGATCGCCACCGCCCTGCGGCAGGCCGGACACGACGTCGTCATCGCCGACGTCCTGCTCGCCGCCGCCCACGGCCCACATCCCCGCAAGGACCATCCGCACATGTTGTGCGCCGACGTGCGCGATCGCGGCGCCATGCGGCGCGCGTTGCGCCACGTCGACGTCGTATGTCACCAGGCCGCGATGGTGGGACTGGGCAACGGTTTCGCCGACGCCTGCGACTATGTGGACTGCAACGACCTCGGCACGGCCGCGCTGCTGTCGGCCATGGCCGACGCCGGGGTGCGGCGGCTGGTGCTGGCCGGGTCCATGGTGGTGTACGGCGAGGGGGTGTACCACTGCGCCGAGCACGGCCAGGTGCGTCCCGGCCCGCGTCAGGTCGGCGACCTGGACGCCGGGCGCTTCGAGCCGCCGTGCCCGCACTGCGGCGAAGCGCTGTCGCCCGGGCTGGTCGAGGAGACCGCCACCATCGACCCCCGCAACGTCTACGCCGCCACCAAGATCGCGCAGGAGTACCTGGCCTCGGCCTGGGCAAGGGCTTGCGCCGGACGCGTGATCAGCCTGCGGTACCACAATGTGTACGGACCCGGCATGCCCCGGGACACGCCCTACGCGGGGGTGGCGTCGTTCTTCCGCTCCGCACTGGAGAACGGCGAACCGCCGAAGGTCTTCGAGGACGGCGCCCAGCGCCGCGACTTCGTCCACGTCCGCGACATCGCCTCGGCCAACCTGGCGGCGCTGGACGCCGTGTACGCCAACATTCCCGAAGGGACACTGCGGCCCTACAACGTCGCCAGTGGAACCCCGCACACCGTCGGGGAGATGGCCGCCGAGCTGGCCGGTTTCTTCGGCGGGCCCGAACCCGTGGTCACCGGCGAGTACCGGCTGGGCGACGTCCGGCACATCACCGCGTCCACGCGACGCATCCGCTCCGAACTGGACTGGAAACCGCGCGTCGACTTCCGCAAGGGCGTCGCCGAGTTCGCCGCCGCACCGCTACGAGGAGCCGCGACATGA
- a CDS encoding permease prefix domain 1-containing protein has product MTATAATTDADPIAGHVSALRAQLYGPRAAKASMLREVRDGLTDAAEGYRAEGTPPDRAVELAIEEFGDPREIAGGYQVELAARQARFALAFLAVLGPILEVSSRILWSNSPRTTKPVPDAAFVMAQLQDIVSWTASLGAALALVVFGLGARWLAFRVAFVRAVAYVLLGKLAFMMIAGSFLTSAFDPGTPKGAAGIFGMVFGPITLVAGTCMIWLAWRCLRVASRAKALGAG; this is encoded by the coding sequence ATGACGGCAACGGCCGCGACGACCGACGCCGACCCGATCGCCGGTCACGTCTCGGCTCTGCGCGCGCAGCTGTACGGCCCGCGCGCCGCCAAGGCATCCATGCTGCGCGAGGTCCGCGACGGCCTGACCGACGCCGCCGAGGGTTACCGGGCCGAGGGCACACCGCCGGACCGGGCGGTGGAACTGGCGATCGAGGAGTTCGGCGACCCGCGCGAGATCGCCGGTGGCTACCAGGTGGAACTGGCGGCCCGGCAGGCCCGGTTCGCGTTGGCGTTCCTGGCGGTCCTGGGTCCGATCCTGGAGGTCTCGTCGCGGATCCTGTGGTCGAACTCGCCGCGCACCACCAAGCCGGTGCCCGACGCCGCGTTCGTGATGGCGCAGTTGCAGGACATCGTGTCGTGGACGGCCAGTCTCGGCGCCGCCCTGGCGCTGGTCGTGTTCGGTCTGGGGGCGCGCTGGCTGGCGTTTCGGGTCGCGTTCGTACGCGCGGTCGCCTACGTGCTGCTGGGGAAACTGGCCTTCATGATGATCGCGGGCTCGTTCTTGACCAGCGCGTTCGACCCCGGCACCCCGAAGGGCGCCGCGGGCATCTTCGGCATGGTCTTCGGGCCGATCACGCTGGTGGCGGGCACCTGCATGATCTGGCTGGCGTGGCGGTGCCTGCGGGTGGCCAGCCGGGCCAAGGCGCTGGGAGCCGGATAA
- a CDS encoding glycosyltransferase family 2 protein yields MTEADVILPCLNEAEALPWVLERIPVRFRPIVVDNGSTDGSADLAASLDATVVTETRRGFGAACHAGLEAATADIVCFCDCDASMDPRLLRSMVESIRDDDTDLVLGRRRPTTMRAWPLHARFGNIALARMVRRRTGTRLRDLGPMRAARRTALLDLGITDRRSGYPLEMVVKAADAGWRIDEVDIPYLPRSGKSKVTGTWRGTWQAVHDMREVLQR; encoded by the coding sequence ATGACCGAAGCCGACGTGATCCTCCCCTGTCTCAACGAGGCCGAGGCGCTGCCGTGGGTGCTGGAACGCATCCCGGTGCGGTTTCGTCCCATCGTCGTCGACAACGGCTCCACCGACGGCTCAGCGGACCTGGCCGCCTCCCTCGACGCCACCGTGGTGACCGAGACCCGCCGCGGCTTCGGCGCCGCCTGCCACGCGGGCCTGGAGGCCGCCACCGCCGACATCGTGTGCTTCTGCGACTGTGACGCCTCCATGGACCCACGACTGTTGCGCTCCATGGTGGAGTCGATACGCGACGACGACACCGACCTGGTGCTGGGCCGACGCCGCCCCACCACGATGCGCGCCTGGCCGCTGCACGCCCGGTTCGGCAACATCGCGCTGGCCCGGATGGTGCGCCGCCGCACCGGAACCCGGCTGCGGGACCTGGGACCGATGCGGGCCGCGCGCCGTACCGCGCTGCTCGACCTGGGCATCACCGACCGTCGCTCCGGCTATCCACTGGAGATGGTCGTCAAAGCCGCCGACGCGGGCTGGCGCATCGACGAGGTCGACATCCCCTACCTGCCCCGCTCCGGGAAGTCCAAAGTGACCGGAACCTGGCGCGGCACCTGGCAGGCCGTCCACGACATGCGGGAGGTGTTGCAGCGATGA
- a CDS encoding cytochrome d ubiquinol oxidase subunit II, which translates to MAELFYVLLGAVFAGYFALAGYDYGVGVLLRLCGRTDTERRLILGALGPFFLGNEVWLVAGLGLLLAAFPLAEGALLTGLYPALFPLIAAIVLFTAAVQIRSRATFARPLWDLLIVGSAALISFGWGASFGLVLQGMPVRFGPLPIITGALTTALFTMHGASLLAVRTPDPIRGRAALIGSRMTFSAVVLVIAAALTAAVNAHAVNQPVIAAIGALALIAVILASQRLRRRNRPGLALIATGTAATLPMIIAAAAMYPYLYVDLDAAHSLTLTQAVAANSSLDFLLATAVPVLPVLLGFQAATWWIWRASPTKPGFY; encoded by the coding sequence GTGGCTGAACTGTTCTATGTGCTGCTGGGAGCCGTGTTCGCGGGCTACTTCGCCCTGGCCGGATACGACTACGGCGTCGGGGTGCTGCTGCGGCTGTGCGGCAGGACCGACACCGAACGCCGCCTGATCCTGGGCGCGCTGGGCCCGTTCTTCCTGGGCAACGAGGTGTGGCTGGTGGCCGGGCTCGGCCTGCTGCTGGCCGCGTTCCCGCTGGCCGAGGGCGCCCTGCTGACCGGTCTGTACCCGGCGCTGTTCCCGCTGATCGCCGCGATCGTCCTGTTCACCGCCGCGGTCCAGATCCGCAGCCGCGCCACGTTCGCGCGTCCACTGTGGGACCTGCTGATCGTGGGGTCGGCGGCGCTGATCTCCTTCGGCTGGGGCGCGTCCTTCGGCCTGGTGCTACAGGGAATGCCGGTGCGGTTCGGGCCACTGCCCATCATCACCGGCGCGCTGACCACGGCACTGTTCACCATGCACGGTGCCAGCCTGCTGGCTGTGCGCACCCCCGATCCCATCCGCGGCCGCGCCGCCCTGATCGGCTCCCGGATGACGTTCTCGGCCGTGGTCCTGGTCATCGCCGCGGCCCTGACCGCCGCCGTCAACGCCCACGCCGTCAACCAGCCGGTCATCGCCGCCATCGGCGCGCTGGCACTGATCGCGGTGATCCTGGCATCGCAACGACTGCGCCGCCGCAACCGTCCCGGCCTGGCCCTCATCGCCACCGGAACCGCCGCGACACTGCCGATGATCATCGCCGCGGCCGCGATGTACCCGTACCTGTACGTCGACCTGGACGCGGCCCACTCCCTGACCCTGACCCAGGCCGTGGCGGCGAACTCCTCACTGGACTTCCTGCTGGCCACCGCGGTCCCGGTACTGCCGGTGCTGCTGGGATTCCAGGCCGCCACCTGGTGGATCTGGCGCGCCAGCCCCACCAAACCCGGCTTCTACTGA